Proteins encoded together in one Musa acuminata AAA Group cultivar baxijiao chromosome BXJ3-6, Cavendish_Baxijiao_AAA, whole genome shotgun sequence window:
- the LOC103990101 gene encoding transcription factor bHLH154 encodes MEEESFMDVLRTGEEEDYLLSRYSSLSPTGMLCFGEEEDAVSALRRAPRKANDSSPPPTTIDISKSPIKRVGSSCGGRGRRRRSGVTASATPATITARKEKVGERIMALQRLVSPFGKSDTASVLHEALEYIRFLHEQVQVLSSPYLRSLPSSADLHDGRGSADLRSRGLCLVPVACTEDVTRSNGADLWSPATGSGSRGSSSSSSKH; translated from the exons ATGGAGGAAGAGAGCTTCATGGACGTGTTGCGGACCGGAGAGGAAGAGGACTACTTGCTCTCTcgctactcctctctctctccgacAGGGATGCTTTGTTTTGGCGAGGAGGAAGACGCAGTTTCAGCACTCCGTAGGGCTCCTCGCAAAGCAAACGACTCTTCTCCACCTCCCACCACCATCGATATATCCAAATCTCCGATCAAG AGGGTGGGAAGCAGCTGCGGTGGAAGAGGGAGGAGGCGGAGAAGCGGTGTGACTGCAAGTGCTACTCCTGCCACCATCACG GCGAGGAAGGAGAAGGTGGGGGAAAGAATCATGGCCCTGCAGCGGCTGGTCTCCCCCTTCGGCAAG TCTGATACGGCCTCCGTTCTGCATGAAGCTCTGGAATACATCCGATTCCTGCACGAACAAGTCCAG GTTCTGAGCTCTCCTTACCTGCGAAGCCTGCCATCCTCCGCTGACTTGCAT GACGGGAGAGGGAGCGCAGACCTGAGGAGCCGGGGGCTGTGCCTGGTTCCGGTCGCGTGCACGGAGGACGTGACGAGAAGCAACGGCGCCGATCTCTGGTCCCCCGCCACGGGAAGTGGCAGCAgaggctcctcctcctcttcctccaagcaCTAA
- the LOC135641100 gene encoding CSC1-like protein HYP1, which yields MIVSALLTSVGINLGLCVLFFALYSVLRKQPCNLKVYAPRLVAEGRAGQRSHFNIEALLPSAGWVRRAWQPSEDELLNSCGLDGVVFNRIFIFSLRVFSVAAIIGIFVLLPVNYLGDHLRDIDFSDLPNKSLDLFTISNVKDSSNWLWVHFSAAYFITGVVCYLLYAEYKYISNKRISHFSSSKPQPHHFTILVRDIPLHGMSSLSNTVETFFMDYHPSDYLASTVVRRTSKLRGLITDTENLYRRITHLKSIPSSSQNQSHTGFLGLFRKNGDLMGHYAKKLEDLEQNVRLEQSDISAGREEVRAAFVCFRSRYGAAKALHIRQSTNPTEWVTEHAPEPHDVYWPFFSTSFTQRWISKSVVVAASVLLIVLFLLVVAFVQGLTYLEQLEALLPFLKNILKIAVVSQIVTGYLPSLLLHLVASLVPPIMKLFSAMQGYIAISEIEKSACNKMLLFTIWFLFFANVLTGSVTSQFQIFLDPKTIPERLAVAVPAQASFFIAYVVTSWTSLSWELNRTIAFIGDLISRRCSKTNDDEFQIPSIPYYSEIPRVLLFGLLGFTYFLLAPLILPFILVFFCIGYIIYRNQLLNVYQPKYDTGGRFWPIVHNTTIFSLVLMQIIAVGIFGLKKLPLASSLILPLPALTLLFNDYCRKRFLPIFHDFAAETLIKKDREDQNDPAMEEFFDKLVTAYRDPALMPIRHSTNSNDHNSPLLSKV from the exons ATGATCGTCTCGGCTCTGCTAACGTCGGTGGGGATCAATCTTGGCCTTTGCGTCCTCTTCTTTGCTCTCTACTCCGTCCTCCGGAAGCAGCCGTGCAATCTCAAGGTCTACGCCCCGCGCCTCGTCGCGGAGGGACGCGCCGGCCAGCGCAGCCACTTCAACATCGAGGCCCTCCTTCCCTCCGCAGGTTGGGTACGTAGGGCGTGGCAGCCGTCTGAGGATGAGCTCCTTAACTCATGCGGTCTCGACGGTGTCGTCTTCAATCGTATCTTCATCTTCAG TCTGAGGGTGTTTTCTGTCGCTGCGATCATAGGGATATTTGTTCTTCTCCCCGTTAATTATTTGGGAGATCATCTTCGGGATATTGACTTTTCTGATCTTCCAAACAAGTCTCTTGATTTGTTCACCATCTCAAATGTAAAAGACAGCTCTAATTG GTTGTGGGTTCATTTTTCTGCTGCATATTTCATCACAGGAGTAGTGTGCTATCTGTTGTATGCT GAGTACAAATATATCTCTAATAAGAGGATTTCTCACTTTAGTTCTTCCAAACCACAACCGCATCATTTCACCATTCTTGTTCGTGATATCCCTTTACATGGTATGAGTTCCTTAAGCAATACTGTGGAGACTTTTTTCATGGATTATCATCCATCAGACTACTTGGCCAGTACCGTGGTTCGCCGGACGAGCAAGCTCCGAGGTCTAATT ACAGACACTGAGAATCTCTATAGGAGAATTACCCACCTAAAATCCATACCAAGTTCCTCGCAAAACCAAAGTCACACTGGCTTTCTAGGATTGTTCAGGAAAAACGGCGACCTTATGGGCCACTATGCAAAAAAATTGGAAGATTTAGAGCAGAATGTCAGATTAGAGCAGTCAGATATTTCTGCTGGAAGAGAG GAAGTCCGTGCTGCCTTTGTTTGCTTCAGATCTCGGTATGGTGCTGCGAAGGCTCTTCATATCCGACAATCTACTAATCCCACTGAATGGGTAACAGAACACGCTCCTGAACCTCATGATGTCTACTGGCCCTTTTTCTCTACATCATTCACACAAAGATGGATTTCCAAGTCAGTGGTCGTTGCAGCATCTGTTCTGTTGATAGTTTTGTTTCTTCTAGTCGTTGCATTTGTTCAAGGTTTGACATACTTGGAACAGTTGGAGGCATTATTGCCTTTCTTGAAGAACATACTGAAAAT AGCCGTTGTCAGTCAAATAGTAACAGGCTATCTTCCCAGCCTTCTTCTTCATCTTGTTGCATCTCTTGTGCCTCCTATCATGAAGCTTTTCTCTGCCATGCAAGGCTATATTGCCATTAGTGAGATTGAGAAAAGTGCTTGCAATAAGATGCTCTTATTTACGATATGGTTCCTCTTCTTTGCAAACGTGCTCACTGGATCAGTTACAAGTCAATTTCAGATATTCCTTGATCCAAAAACTATTCCTGAAAGACTAGCTGTTGCTGTGCCAGCGCAG GCTTCATTTTTCATTGCATATGTGGTAACATCATGGACTAGCTTATCTTGGGAGCTTAATCGCACAATCGCTTTTATTGGTGATCTAATAAGCAGACGTTGTTCTAAGACCAATGATGATGAGTTCCAGATACCATCTATCCCATACTATAGTGAAATACCTAGAGTTCTATTATTTGGGCTCCTTGGGTTTACTTACTTTCTTTTAGCTCCACTAATTCTGCCATTCATATTGGTGTTCTTCTGCATTGGGTACATTATCTACCGGAATCAG CTACTAAATGTGTATCAGCCAAAGTATGACACTGGTGGAAGGTTTTGGCCTATTGTTCACAACACCACGATATTCTCTCTTGTACTTATGCAGATAATTGCAGTTGGAATATTTGGGCTTAAGAAGCTTCCTCTTGCATCATCCTTAATTTTACCACTTCCAGCGCTTACCCTTCTTTTTAATGATTATTGCCGAAAGCGCTTTCTTCCTATTTTTCATGATTTTGCAGCTGAG actttgataaAGAAAGATCGAGAAGATCAGAATGATCCAGCAATGGAAGAATTTTTCGACAAACTCGTCACTGCATACCGTGATCCAGCTCTAATGCCAATTCGTCACTCGACAAACTCGAACGACCACAATTCCCCCTTGCTTTCTAAAGTTTAA